Part of the Thermococcus sp. genome is shown below.
AACCTTATAGACTATATCCTTACGGCGCCCGAACATGAACCCGGCACCGATAATAGTATGCTCTAGAACTAAATAAACCTTCCGTGGACAGTTTTGGCGAATGTTCAAAGGGCAGGTTTATAAGCACTCACGAGCATCGCCGGCCATGAGGGGAGTTATCGAGAAGCTAAGCGACGAGGGACTCGGAGTTCTCAGGAATGGGAGGAAAGAAATACTCGTCCCGTACACTGCGCCAGGAGATATCGTTGAAGTCAGAAAGTGGAGGAAAAAGAAAAAAAAGTTAATAGCGACCGATTTTGAAGTCGTTGAACCCTCTGAGATTAGGGTTGAGCCTAAATGTTCTCATTTCAGTAGGTGCGGGGGCTGTTTGCTCCAGCACATACCCTATAAGGAACAGCTCCGGTTTAAATCATCAAAACTTTCCAGATATCTTGGCATGAATGTCGAGGTTATTCCCTCTCCGGTAATATACGGCCACAGAAACAGGATTGATATTGTCATCTCGACAAAAGGGATTGGGTTCAGGCGCTACGGAACGTGGTGGGATGTCGTTGGCATCGAGGAATGTCCTGTCTTTGGGGAGACGAGTGGAAGGGTTTTGAACGCCCTGAGGGAGTTCATCGAGGATGAAAAGCTCTCGCCATACGACATTCGGAAGAACAAGGGCTTTTTGAGGTACATCGTTATCCGTGAAGGAAAGTTCACCGGCGAGGTCATGGTCAACCTCGTAACAAAGGAAGGAAAGCTACCGGAGTCCTTCCCAGACTACTTTCCCTTTGCAACCTCACTCTACTGGAGCGTCAACAGG
Proteins encoded:
- the rlmD gene encoding 23S rRNA (uracil(1939)-C(5))-methyltransferase RlmD; its protein translation is MRGVIEKLSDEGLGVLRNGRKEILVPYTAPGDIVEVRKWRKKKKKLIATDFEVVEPSEIRVEPKCSHFSRCGGCLLQHIPYKEQLRFKSSKLSRYLGMNVEVIPSPVIYGHRNRIDIVISTKGIGFRRYGTWWDVVGIEECPVFGETSGRVLNALREFIEDEKLSPYDIRKNKGFLRYIVIREGKFTGEVMVNLVTKEGKLPESFPDYFPFATSLYWSVNRSESDVSYGDVERFWGEPFIRERLDDVTYLIHPNSFFQTNTYQAVNLVRKVAKLANGERVLDLYSGVGTFGVYLAKRGFRVEGIEINPFAVEMANENARINNVEATFKVGSDKDVESLSNYDTVIVDPPRAGLHPKLIRKILRDEPERLIYVSCNPKTLAENISHLKEKYRIESAVGLDMFPHTPHVEAVVELKRFET